The following coding sequences lie in one Thalassoglobus polymorphus genomic window:
- a CDS encoding ABC transporter ATP-binding protein produces the protein MTDDVGKVNVVSVQNLHVNYGKVHAVRGISFEIPKGEVFGFIGPNGAGKSSTIRVLATLQKKFEGEVKVNGIEVRDDPDRVREMIGFMPDFFGVYEDLSSREYLHFFAAAYRLPKDRRESVVADVLELTDLTHKIDSPVDSLSRGMKQRLALARVLLHDPDLLLLDEPASGLDPRARIEVRELLKAMQEMGKTVLISSHILHELAQLCTRIGIIEAGLLVAEGSLNEIFQQLSLKRVVHVQVVNPSDELVAEIERLPGVESAERQTDRIAIRLREDELPIEDLHSGIVNLGGKIRMFQAEAMDMETAFMKLTEGVTA, from the coding sequence ATGACAGATGATGTGGGCAAGGTCAATGTTGTTTCTGTCCAAAATTTACATGTCAATTATGGCAAGGTCCATGCAGTACGAGGTATCTCTTTTGAGATCCCCAAGGGCGAAGTGTTTGGATTCATTGGTCCGAATGGAGCAGGGAAGTCTTCGACGATTCGAGTTCTGGCAACGCTGCAGAAAAAATTCGAAGGGGAGGTCAAAGTCAATGGAATCGAAGTCCGAGACGACCCCGATCGCGTGCGAGAAATGATCGGGTTCATGCCCGACTTTTTTGGTGTGTATGAAGATCTGAGTTCGCGTGAATACCTTCACTTCTTTGCGGCTGCTTACCGTCTTCCGAAAGACCGCAGGGAATCGGTAGTTGCGGATGTTCTCGAACTGACGGACCTCACTCACAAGATCGATTCCCCCGTCGATTCTCTTTCACGCGGGATGAAACAGCGGCTCGCCTTAGCGCGCGTTTTATTACATGATCCCGATTTGCTGTTACTTGATGAACCTGCATCCGGGTTAGACCCACGAGCACGAATCGAAGTGCGGGAGCTCCTGAAGGCGATGCAGGAGATGGGCAAAACTGTTTTGATTTCCAGCCATATTCTGCATGAGCTTGCTCAACTCTGTACCCGGATCGGAATCATTGAGGCAGGGCTGCTGGTTGCAGAAGGATCTTTGAACGAGATCTTCCAACAGCTTTCGTTGAAACGAGTCGTCCATGTTCAAGTTGTGAATCCGAGTGATGAACTTGTTGCCGAAATCGAACGGTTGCCGGGGGTTGAATCGGCAGAGCGGCAAACTGATCGGATTGCGATTCGGCTACGTGAAGACGAGTTGCCGATTGAAGATTTGCACTCAGGGATCGTCAACCTGGGAGGCAAAATTAGAATGTTCCAAGCGGAAGCGATGGATATGGAGACCGCCTTCATGAAGCTGACGGAAGGGGTGACCGCTTGA
- a CDS encoding superoxide dismutase [Ni] has protein sequence MLRFSVLSLLTTLMVAGQALAHCEVPCGIYADQRRFEEMLEDTDTIEKAINQIKELSSKDDALSKNQLARWVATKELHATNTQGIIAQYFMTQRIKPDAKNYEKQLTTAHAVLIGAMKTKQGVDPKSAQSLRKAILDLYRAYEGKEPKFHSHEH, from the coding sequence ATGTTGCGATTTTCTGTATTAAGCTTACTTACAACGCTGATGGTTGCTGGTCAGGCTCTTGCCCACTGCGAAGTTCCCTGTGGAATTTATGCAGACCAACGACGTTTTGAAGAAATGCTCGAAGATACTGACACCATCGAGAAAGCAATCAATCAAATCAAAGAGTTGTCCTCAAAAGATGATGCACTCTCAAAGAACCAGCTTGCCCGTTGGGTTGCAACTAAAGAATTGCACGCTACCAACACTCAAGGAATCATCGCTCAGTACTTCATGACTCAGCGAATTAAACCAGATGCAAAAAACTATGAGAAACAACTCACGACAGCCCACGCTGTACTCATTGGTGCAATGAAAACAAAGCAGGGCGTTGATCCTAAATCAGCACAATCGCTTCGCAAAGCGATCCTCGATCTTTATCGTGCTTACGAAGGAAAAGAACCTAAATTCCACTCTCACGAACATTAA
- the dxs gene encoding 1-deoxy-D-xylulose-5-phosphate synthase — MEYQLLPMIGSPKELESLSEDQLTQLAAEIREALCEIVSDRPAHFASNLGVVELCLALHLTFDFSKDRLIWDTGHQIYPHKLITGRYPQFNTIRRKGGLMGYPNPEESEYDLFMTGHAGASVSTVLGLKAGDDLLTPEDNRKAVAVLGDGALPSGVVFEAFNNAAELNKDLLVILNDNEMGICPRVGGLANYLDKARVAPFYNGLKKDVSWLLNKVPMIGESAAEKVGQFKDAVKSFLHGGMLFEEMGFRYVGPVDGHDLRALRKAMEMVKEVKGPVLLHVFTEKGHGFKPASENPVKFHTPAPFCRDSEVGVVFQKKGSSPAYTDLVSDSLHTMMEKDKRVCVLTAAMCQGNKLDQIREDYPDRFFDTGICEGHAVAFAGGMAKAGMRPVVDIYSTFLQRSFDHIFQEVALQNLPVTFCLDRAGLCGPDGPTHHGVFDVSYMRVFPNISVMAPGDSLDIAPMLDFTMEHNGPASIRYPKTGAETVERTLAPIEYGKSEVLRWGEDGTFVAFGALFPACVAAADRLAKDGLDIGVVNARFLRPLDTEVIFKAIQETNFVITVEENTLCGGFGSTVLEAANDAGLNTSTIKRLGIPDEFIEHGERGELLADLGLDVAGLMATAHQMNSKHGSRNSDSIVA; from the coding sequence ATGGAATATCAACTTCTGCCGATGATCGGCTCTCCGAAAGAACTCGAGAGTCTTTCGGAAGATCAACTGACTCAACTCGCTGCCGAGATCCGGGAAGCTTTATGCGAGATTGTTTCAGATCGCCCTGCGCACTTCGCGAGTAACCTGGGAGTTGTTGAACTTTGTCTGGCGCTGCATCTGACGTTTGATTTCTCAAAAGACCGACTGATTTGGGATACCGGTCATCAGATCTATCCGCACAAATTGATCACCGGTCGCTATCCCCAGTTCAACACGATCCGTCGCAAAGGCGGGTTAATGGGATACCCGAACCCCGAGGAGAGTGAATACGATCTCTTCATGACCGGACATGCCGGAGCGAGCGTTTCTACTGTTCTGGGACTGAAAGCAGGAGATGATCTGCTCACCCCTGAAGATAATCGGAAAGCAGTCGCGGTCCTCGGTGATGGAGCGCTTCCGTCAGGTGTGGTCTTTGAAGCATTCAACAATGCTGCTGAGCTCAACAAAGACTTGCTTGTCATCTTGAACGATAACGAAATGGGAATTTGTCCTCGCGTAGGCGGGTTGGCGAATTATCTCGACAAGGCACGTGTTGCTCCGTTCTATAATGGGCTCAAGAAAGATGTCTCCTGGCTGTTGAATAAAGTCCCGATGATCGGTGAGTCAGCTGCCGAAAAGGTGGGACAATTCAAAGACGCAGTCAAGAGTTTCCTCCACGGGGGAATGCTCTTCGAAGAGATGGGCTTCCGCTACGTCGGACCTGTCGATGGCCACGACCTTCGTGCACTGCGTAAAGCGATGGAGATGGTGAAAGAAGTCAAAGGTCCGGTTCTGCTGCATGTGTTCACCGAGAAAGGACACGGATTCAAACCGGCATCCGAGAACCCTGTGAAATTCCATACGCCTGCACCGTTCTGCCGGGATAGCGAAGTTGGCGTGGTCTTTCAGAAGAAAGGTTCATCGCCAGCGTACACGGATCTCGTCAGCGATTCGCTGCACACGATGATGGAGAAAGACAAGCGGGTTTGCGTTCTGACAGCAGCAATGTGTCAGGGGAACAAGCTCGATCAGATTCGAGAAGACTACCCCGACCGTTTCTTCGATACCGGGATTTGCGAAGGACACGCCGTTGCCTTTGCTGGTGGAATGGCCAAAGCGGGAATGCGACCGGTTGTCGACATTTACAGTACCTTCCTGCAACGAAGTTTTGATCACATCTTCCAGGAAGTCGCACTGCAGAATTTACCCGTCACATTCTGTCTCGATCGAGCAGGGTTGTGCGGGCCTGATGGTCCAACTCACCACGGTGTGTTCGATGTCTCGTACATGCGGGTCTTCCCGAATATTTCTGTGATGGCGCCCGGGGATTCGCTCGACATTGCACCGATGCTCGACTTCACGATGGAGCACAATGGTCCCGCTTCGATTCGTTATCCCAAAACGGGAGCTGAAACGGTCGAACGAACGTTGGCACCCATCGAGTACGGAAAGTCTGAAGTGCTTCGCTGGGGAGAAGACGGAACCTTCGTCGCCTTCGGGGCACTCTTCCCAGCCTGTGTCGCAGCAGCGGATCGCCTGGCGAAAGATGGCCTCGACATTGGCGTCGTGAACGCACGATTCCTCAGGCCGCTCGATACTGAGGTGATTTTCAAAGCAATTCAGGAAACGAACTTTGTCATCACTGTCGAAGAGAACACACTTTGTGGCGGCTTTGGCAGTACCGTTCTTGAAGCTGCGAATGATGCCGGTCTGAACACTTCGACCATCAAGCGGCTCGGAATTCCGGATGAGTTCATCGAGCACGGAGAACGCGGCGAACTGCTTGCCGATCTCGGTTTGGATGTTGCCGGCCTGATGGCAACTGCTCACCAGATGAATTCGAAGCACGGCAGCAGGAATTCAGATTCCATCGTCGCCTGA
- a CDS encoding polyprenyl synthetase family protein gives MDAGPELSTYLASLRLLIEERLKFDTELSGQCPQKLQEAIRYSLLAPGKRVRPCLALMACEACGGDIKSALPAASALEMIHCYSLIHDDLPAMDDDDLRRGRPTNHIQFGESTAILAGDGLLTLAFETLAKGISDPQVAIACVADLASAAGVEGMVGGQQADLEGEEIEEISLEHLESIHRRKTGRLLTAPLIMGGRIAGADLETLNNLKIYGESVGLAFQIADDLLDVVGDSRKMGKGVQKDADHGKATYPALLGLEESRKKANIIIEQACDAISGFGDRGNYLAALAKYTIERDH, from the coding sequence ATGGATGCTGGTCCCGAACTTTCAACGTATCTTGCAAGTTTGCGGCTCCTCATTGAGGAGCGACTCAAGTTCGACACGGAACTTTCTGGACAGTGCCCGCAGAAACTTCAGGAAGCGATTCGATACAGCCTCCTCGCACCGGGGAAGCGTGTGCGGCCTTGTCTGGCGTTAATGGCATGTGAAGCGTGTGGGGGAGACATCAAATCTGCTCTGCCAGCTGCTTCTGCATTGGAAATGATTCATTGCTATTCGTTGATTCATGACGACCTGCCAGCGATGGATGATGATGATCTGCGACGTGGACGACCGACGAACCACATTCAATTCGGTGAGTCGACCGCGATTCTGGCTGGCGATGGCTTGCTGACTCTCGCCTTTGAAACACTCGCCAAAGGGATCTCCGATCCCCAAGTTGCAATTGCCTGTGTCGCCGATCTTGCCTCGGCAGCCGGTGTGGAAGGGATGGTCGGAGGGCAACAGGCGGATCTTGAGGGAGAGGAAATTGAAGAGATCTCACTTGAGCATTTGGAGTCGATTCATCGTCGAAAAACTGGACGACTTTTGACGGCTCCGCTCATCATGGGGGGGAGAATCGCTGGTGCAGACCTTGAAACCCTGAATAATCTCAAGATTTATGGCGAATCGGTTGGATTAGCGTTCCAAATTGCGGATGATCTCTTGGATGTGGTCGGAGATTCCCGGAAAATGGGGAAAGGTGTCCAGAAAGACGCCGACCACGGAAAAGCGACTTATCCCGCTCTGTTAGGGCTGGAAGAAAGTCGCAAGAAAGCGAATATAATCATCGAACAAGCCTGCGACGCGATTTCCGGTTTTGGAGATCGTGGGAATTATCTGGCAGCCTTGGCGAAATACACGATAGAGCGAGACCATTAA
- a CDS encoding Gfo/Idh/MocA family protein, which produces MSQSVNAAMIGLGFGAEFIPIYQAHPNANVTAICRRNEAELNKSGDQFEIEKRYTSYDDVLADPDIDFVHINSPIPDHAWMSLKALDAGKHVMCTVPMATTIDECRQIVEKVNETGLKYMMAETVVYSREYLFIKELYEKGELGKIQHLAASHPQDMDGWPSYWEEMIPMHYATHVVSPCLGLVNGLAEYVSCMGSGTVREEIAQKSGNQFAVESCHIKIKDSDLTAHIWRCLYDVARQYRESFDVYGTKKSFEWTLIENEPHVLHTAKKPEPEIPEKIEVPDFAHLLPEEIRRFTLPAEIHDAEHLSFLQGGGHGGSHPHLVNEFVNALLEDRDPLPNAVTSANWTCVGICAHESATKGGEIVKLPEFTLG; this is translated from the coding sequence ATGAGTCAGTCTGTAAATGCTGCGATGATTGGGTTGGGGTTTGGGGCAGAGTTTATCCCGATTTACCAGGCGCACCCGAACGCGAACGTGACGGCAATTTGTCGGCGGAATGAAGCTGAGTTGAATAAGTCTGGCGATCAGTTTGAAATTGAAAAACGATACACCAGCTACGACGATGTCCTTGCTGACCCGGACATTGATTTCGTGCACATCAACAGTCCGATTCCGGATCATGCGTGGATGTCGCTGAAGGCGTTGGATGCGGGCAAGCATGTCATGTGTACCGTGCCGATGGCGACGACGATTGATGAATGTCGCCAGATTGTCGAGAAGGTCAACGAGACCGGATTGAAATACATGATGGCAGAAACGGTTGTCTACAGCCGCGAATACCTGTTCATTAAAGAGCTGTATGAGAAAGGCGAACTCGGGAAAATTCAGCACTTGGCGGCCTCTCATCCTCAGGATATGGATGGTTGGCCGAGCTACTGGGAAGAGATGATTCCCATGCACTACGCGACACATGTTGTGAGTCCGTGTCTGGGACTGGTAAACGGTCTTGCAGAGTACGTCAGCTGTATGGGGTCAGGGACTGTGAGAGAGGAGATCGCGCAGAAATCGGGGAATCAGTTCGCTGTTGAATCGTGCCATATCAAGATCAAGGATTCCGATTTGACGGCGCACATCTGGCGTTGTCTCTACGATGTCGCGCGTCAGTATCGCGAGAGCTTTGACGTCTACGGAACAAAGAAAAGTTTCGAATGGACTCTCATTGAGAACGAACCACACGTACTGCACACCGCGAAGAAACCGGAGCCAGAAATTCCGGAGAAGATCGAAGTTCCCGACTTCGCCCATTTACTCCCGGAAGAGATTCGTCGGTTTACGCTTCCAGCAGAAATTCACGATGCAGAACACCTGTCCTTTTTGCAAGGGGGCGGACATGGAGGTTCGCACCCGCATTTGGTCAATGAGTTTGTGAACGCCTTGCTCGAAGACCGCGACCCATTGCCGAACGCAGTGACGAGTGCGAACTGGACCTGCGTCGGAATTTGTGCCCATGAGTCTGCTACCAAAGGTGGTGAGATCGTCAAGCTGCCAGAGTTCACACTCGGTTAG
- a CDS encoding cytidine deaminase, whose translation MTIESQLLEMLKQAAKDVSKNAYCRYSDFPVGAAVCGGSGKIYTGCNVENVSFGLTMCAERSAIFSAIAAGEKTIQAVVIFTPTESLTPPCGACRQVISEFGDDVQIVSFSNLNCSGPQSIQELLPSAFGTLNHSE comes from the coding sequence ATGACGATTGAATCGCAACTTTTGGAAATGCTGAAACAGGCAGCCAAGGACGTTTCGAAAAACGCCTATTGCCGGTACAGCGATTTTCCTGTGGGGGCGGCTGTCTGTGGCGGATCAGGGAAAATTTACACCGGCTGTAATGTTGAGAATGTCTCCTTCGGTTTGACGATGTGTGCTGAAAGGTCAGCGATATTTTCTGCAATCGCTGCTGGAGAAAAAACGATTCAAGCGGTTGTAATCTTCACACCAACTGAGAGTTTGACGCCCCCATGCGGGGCGTGCCGGCAGGTGATTTCTGAATTTGGAGATGACGTTCAAATCGTTTCGTTTTCCAATTTGAATTGTTCTGGACCTCAATCAATCCAGGAATTGCTGCCTTCAGCGTTCGGAACTTTAAACCATTCTGAGTGA
- a CDS encoding class I SAM-dependent methyltransferase, with product MTNAKTDRDWNEKYATANTPWDSNLPSHELLNVLNQYAVSLGRAIELGCGTGTNAVALAKLGWQVTAVDCVPQALETAKLKANDAGVVVDWIEADVQNFGQGLEPFDLVFDRGCYHCCRRVDLEGYMNTLRTVTQPGSQMLCLCGNPNENEQGGPPRVPEEAVRKEFSDLFEIDHLRAFHFEDAGGIQGPLGWSVWMKRK from the coding sequence ATGACCAACGCAAAAACTGACCGTGACTGGAATGAGAAGTACGCAACTGCGAATACTCCGTGGGATTCGAATTTACCATCACATGAGCTTCTCAACGTCTTGAATCAATATGCTGTCTCTCTTGGACGAGCGATTGAGCTGGGATGTGGGACCGGGACGAATGCTGTCGCACTGGCGAAACTTGGTTGGCAAGTGACGGCGGTCGATTGTGTCCCCCAGGCATTGGAGACGGCAAAGCTGAAAGCGAACGATGCAGGAGTCGTTGTTGATTGGATTGAAGCTGACGTGCAGAACTTTGGGCAAGGACTCGAACCGTTTGATTTGGTCTTTGACCGTGGCTGTTATCATTGCTGCCGACGAGTCGATCTTGAAGGCTACATGAACACGCTGCGAACGGTGACTCAGCCAGGTTCACAGATGCTTTGTCTGTGTGGGAATCCGAACGAAAATGAACAAGGAGGGCCTCCACGTGTTCCTGAAGAGGCTGTGCGAAAAGAATTTTCGGATCTCTTTGAGATCGATCATCTGCGCGCCTTTCACTTTGAAGATGCTGGAGGGATACAAGGGCCGCTCGGATGGTCCGTCTGGATGAAACGGAAATGA
- a CDS encoding ABC transporter permease: MHARQKFGLPLLSKELIEQSARRRTYIVRSLYAVLFFGFALMIFWGTVYSDVETPFELMGRGREMFTILMSLQIFGVCLFTPALTCGGITSEKEHNTIGLLFLTKLTPLTIVLEKYLGRLVVMGTYLLISLPLFGFCYALGGVEQTQVWFGFYGLIVTVCQLAALGILCSTYFRTTVSSFIATYLLGFLMFFGPIILFGMFRHRNPSGPGPLIWTSVETLVSLVGTIGEFGLNGLGEMCGLQSGSKFVWDPVWGQVSYNRTEENGFIFFAPILLMSSIEGGPSTIHNWQLVALGFPALGISFYFLLLSWLLLVPRAVVTPKRYLLLLFQVLDRLFQRANQNKVTQGIVLIRDGDKLPDYEPIAWRETTKTALGSFRYLVRIGLVIEFPVLFICLLAVTLSAGNMYAGNRNEVVAFITCLCWILAILLTVVRSATLISSERSHETLDVLLTTPISSRQFVLQKYRGVKRMLSIVSIPLLTSMAMQAWHCSGHRNFRNIGWFEVFVRFPERSTLFYILTSLTSVLIMLPLFAWLSMLIGMWAKTSTRAIFTALAIIVAWMIVPALVLIIIFEAANFGSGNVLRMALIFSPVIVPFLNEVGEIDDLYKLGAWLTVALNMMFYGFLLYFIRSFTLKHAARLLGRSEDDWR; this comes from the coding sequence ATGCATGCACGGCAAAAGTTTGGCTTGCCTCTATTATCCAAAGAGTTGATTGAGCAATCTGCAAGGCGGAGGACTTACATCGTTCGTTCGTTGTATGCGGTCCTCTTCTTTGGTTTTGCTCTGATGATTTTCTGGGGCACAGTTTACAGCGACGTCGAAACTCCATTTGAGCTGATGGGACGCGGCCGGGAGATGTTTACGATCTTGATGTCGCTGCAGATCTTTGGCGTCTGTCTGTTCACTCCCGCGTTGACCTGCGGTGGGATCACGTCAGAGAAGGAGCACAATACGATCGGGTTGCTGTTTTTGACGAAGCTGACCCCATTAACAATTGTCCTCGAAAAGTATTTGGGCCGCTTGGTCGTGATGGGGACATACTTATTGATTTCGCTTCCGTTGTTCGGGTTTTGTTATGCATTGGGGGGCGTTGAGCAAACTCAGGTCTGGTTCGGCTTTTATGGATTGATAGTGACCGTCTGTCAGTTGGCGGCTCTGGGGATTTTGTGTTCCACATACTTTCGCACAACAGTCAGCTCATTCATTGCGACCTATTTGCTCGGATTCCTGATGTTCTTCGGGCCGATCATTTTATTCGGGATGTTTCGTCACAGGAACCCGAGTGGTCCTGGTCCTTTGATCTGGACTTCGGTTGAAACATTGGTCTCCCTGGTCGGCACGATTGGTGAGTTTGGCTTGAATGGCCTTGGGGAAATGTGTGGTCTTCAATCAGGGAGCAAATTCGTATGGGACCCAGTTTGGGGGCAAGTCTCTTATAACCGCACAGAAGAAAACGGGTTCATTTTTTTCGCTCCGATACTACTCATGTCATCGATTGAAGGAGGACCATCCACAATTCACAACTGGCAACTCGTGGCGCTCGGCTTTCCTGCACTGGGGATCTCTTTCTATTTCCTGTTACTCTCCTGGTTGCTGTTGGTTCCCCGGGCAGTGGTCACGCCCAAGAGGTATTTGCTTCTTCTGTTTCAAGTTCTGGACCGGTTGTTTCAGCGAGCAAATCAGAACAAGGTGACGCAGGGGATTGTCTTGATTCGTGATGGGGACAAGCTGCCTGATTACGAGCCGATCGCATGGCGAGAGACAACAAAAACTGCTCTGGGATCGTTCCGTTACCTGGTCCGCATTGGATTGGTCATTGAGTTTCCGGTTTTGTTTATCTGCCTTCTCGCTGTCACTCTTTCAGCGGGGAACATGTATGCCGGGAACCGTAATGAAGTTGTTGCGTTCATTACGTGTCTATGTTGGATTCTGGCGATTTTACTAACCGTTGTTCGCTCTGCGACGCTCATTTCCAGCGAACGTTCGCATGAAACGTTGGACGTTCTGTTGACAACGCCTATTTCGAGTCGTCAATTCGTGCTGCAAAAATACCGGGGAGTAAAACGGATGCTGTCGATCGTTTCTATTCCTTTGCTGACTTCAATGGCAATGCAAGCATGGCATTGCAGTGGCCATCGTAACTTTCGAAACATTGGCTGGTTTGAGGTGTTTGTCAGGTTCCCAGAGAGAAGTACACTGTTTTACATTTTGACGAGCTTGACTTCGGTGCTGATCATGTTGCCGTTGTTTGCGTGGCTGAGCATGTTGATCGGCATGTGGGCGAAAACATCGACAAGGGCTATTTTTACAGCGTTAGCAATCATTGTCGCATGGATGATCGTGCCGGCACTCGTTTTGATCATCATCTTTGAGGCGGCAAATTTCGGTTCGGGAAACGTACTCAGAATGGCGTTAATATTTTCCCCAGTGATTGTTCCATTTCTCAATGAGGTTGGGGAGATCGACGACCTCTACAAACTCGGCGCCTGGCTCACGGTCGCGTTGAATATGATGTTCTACGGATTTCTCTTGTACTTCATCCGTTCCTTCACGTTGAAACACGCAGCGAGATTGCTGGGCCGTTCCGAGGACGACTGGAGGTAA
- a CDS encoding c-type cytochrome, translated as MDISTDGTLLVCSNRDSGTLSVIDLKTKRKLHEVQVGRHPECVTFVGESYDVAVAIYGEDRIDFVNAKSGKKTGSLDVFDEPYSVVSNADGSRLWATLEYPGEVIEIDPAKKAIVRQVQAGSFLRGLALHDDELLVTEYFTGIVKSIDVKNFEVVHEWTGSKEDNICRQITVHPTWSKAYLPHQRSLTEVSHGSGSIFPYLGIVNTDVHDKSVRKRKQMDSFRGTYVVANPWEVAISPDGKRLYIVFAGTNDMFVGDLLDDDYHEVEFAGLLRIGSNPRAVKVSPDSKTFYVYNALDFNVVAYDAATLRQQGEIKVTEWTGSPELLLGKKLFYTANPPMTSRRWISCSSCHPDGNSDGRTWQQPEGLRNTQAIFGLKETHPIHWSADRDEVQDFEHTIRSPLMGARGLIRGRVNDALGKPNAGLSRELDALSVYANSHPFELSPHAKQGLSESARRGKALFLSSEVGCAKCHSGPYATDLKMHDVGTGRDDPSELMGTKYDTPTLLGVYRTAPYLHDGTAATLRDVLTTTNPKDEHGKTSHLKSNDIDDLVEYMKVLPFELPGSP; from the coding sequence ATGGATATCTCAACTGACGGGACTCTGCTGGTCTGCTCGAATCGCGACTCGGGAACTCTTTCGGTTATCGACCTGAAAACGAAGCGGAAGTTGCACGAAGTCCAGGTTGGGCGTCATCCCGAATGTGTGACATTCGTTGGTGAGTCATACGACGTCGCAGTTGCGATCTACGGTGAAGATCGCATCGATTTTGTAAATGCGAAGTCGGGAAAGAAAACCGGCAGCCTCGATGTCTTTGACGAGCCCTACTCGGTCGTCTCCAATGCAGATGGATCTCGGCTATGGGCCACGCTGGAATATCCCGGAGAAGTGATCGAAATCGATCCAGCCAAGAAGGCGATCGTACGGCAGGTTCAGGCTGGAAGCTTTCTGCGAGGGTTGGCATTGCATGACGATGAATTGCTGGTGACGGAGTATTTCACCGGCATTGTGAAGTCGATCGACGTCAAGAATTTCGAAGTCGTGCACGAGTGGACAGGCTCGAAAGAAGACAACATTTGTCGGCAGATTACGGTGCATCCGACATGGTCGAAAGCCTATCTCCCTCATCAGCGATCATTAACGGAAGTCTCGCACGGTTCTGGCTCGATCTTTCCGTATCTGGGGATCGTCAACACCGATGTCCATGATAAATCGGTTCGGAAACGCAAGCAGATGGATTCCTTCCGTGGGACATATGTTGTCGCCAATCCCTGGGAGGTCGCCATCTCTCCGGATGGAAAGCGATTGTATATCGTCTTCGCTGGGACCAACGACATGTTTGTTGGGGATCTTCTGGATGATGATTATCACGAAGTGGAATTTGCTGGACTGCTGCGAATCGGATCAAATCCCCGAGCAGTGAAAGTGTCGCCGGATTCAAAAACGTTCTACGTCTACAACGCACTCGATTTTAATGTGGTGGCGTATGATGCCGCGACACTTCGTCAACAGGGCGAGATCAAGGTGACGGAGTGGACTGGATCACCTGAACTTCTGCTCGGAAAAAAGCTCTTCTATACAGCGAATCCTCCTATGACGAGTCGTCGCTGGATTTCCTGTTCGAGTTGTCATCCCGATGGAAATTCTGATGGACGGACGTGGCAGCAACCTGAAGGGCTTCGAAACACTCAGGCAATCTTTGGTTTGAAAGAGACTCACCCCATTCACTGGTCGGCGGATCGTGACGAGGTTCAGGATTTCGAACATACTATTCGTTCCCCACTGATGGGGGCACGAGGCCTGATTCGTGGTCGCGTGAATGACGCGCTCGGGAAACCGAATGCAGGGTTGTCCAGAGAACTGGACGCACTCTCCGTCTATGCGAATTCACATCCGTTTGAGCTCAGTCCGCATGCTAAACAGGGGCTCAGTGAATCTGCTCGACGAGGCAAAGCGTTGTTCCTTTCCTCGGAAGTCGGCTGTGCGAAGTGCCATTCAGGTCCATATGCGACAGATCTCAAAATGCACGACGTCGGCACTGGACGAGACGATCCTTCCGAACTCATGGGGACAAAATATGACACCCCCACCTTGTTGGGGGTCTATCGCACTGCGCCGTACTTGCACGATGGAACGGCAGCCACGTTGCGAGATGTTTTGACGACTACAAATCCCAAGGATGAGCACGGGAAAACGAGCCACCTGAAATCGAACGACATCGACGATCTTGTTGAGTACATGAAAGTCCTGCCGTTCGAGTTACCCGGCTCTCCGTAA